A genomic stretch from Orcinus orca chromosome 14, mOrcOrc1.1, whole genome shotgun sequence includes:
- the GSTO1 gene encoding glutathione S-transferase omega-1 isoform X1: MSGGSARSLGKGEACLPRFAATLRRVSGPGPGGWAAPERSHAGGSAPPGQVPEGLIRVYSMRFCPFAKRTLLVLKAKGIGHEVININLKNKPEWFFKKNPFGLVPVLENSQGQVIYESAITCEYLDEAYPGKKLLPDDPYEKACQKMVFELFSKVPPLLLSFLRRQNKEDCSGLKEELHKEFSKLEEVLTNKKTTFFGGSSLSMIDYLIWPWFEWLVALELNEYVNHTPNLKLWMEAMMKDPAVSSLFIDPKAFRGFLDLYLQNNLEACDYGL, translated from the exons ATGTCCGGAGGGTCAGCCAGGAGCCTGGGGAAGGGTGAGGCCTGCCTGCCGCGATTCGCGGCTACCCTCAGACGCGTGTcggggccagggcctgggggctgggctgcTCCGGAGCGGAGCCACGCAGGAG GAAGCGCGCCCCCGGGGCAGGTCCCCGAGGGCCTGATTCGCGTCTACAGCATGAGGTTCTGCCCGTTCGCCAAGAGGACGCTCCTGGTCCTGAAGGCCAAGGGAATTGG GCATGAAGTCATTAACATCAACCTAAAAAATAAGCCTGAGTGGTTCTTCAAGAAGAATCCCTTCGGCCTGGTGCCAGTTCTGGAAAACAGTCAGGGTCAAGTGATCTACGAATCTGCCATCACTTGTGAGTACCTGGATGAAGCATATCCAGGAAAGAAGCTGTTGCCAGATGACCCCTATGAGAAAGCTTGCCAAAAGATGGTCTTTGAGTTGTTTTCTAAG GTACCACCTTTGTTATTAAGCTTTCTTAGAAGGCAAAATAAGGAAGACTGCTCTGGCCTGAAAGAAGAATTGCATAAAGAATTCAGCAAGCTAGAGGAG GTTCTGACTAATAAGAAGACAACCTTCTTTGGTGGCAGTTCTCTTTCTATGATTGATTACCTCATCTGGCCCTGGTTTGAATGGCTGGTAGCCCTGGAGTTAAATGA GTATGTAAACCACACTCCAAATCTTAAGCTCTGGATGGAAGCCATGATGAAAGATCCTGCAGTATCATCCCTCTTCATTGATCCAAAAGCCTTTCGAGGTTTCTTAGATCTCTACTTGCAGAACAACCTCGAGGCCTGTGACTATGGGCTCTGA
- the GSTO1 gene encoding glutathione S-transferase omega-1 isoform X2 — protein MSGGSARSLGKGEACLPRFAATLRRVSGPGPGGWAAPERSHAGGSAPPGQVPEGLIRVYSMRFCPFAKRTLLVLKAKGIGHEVININLKNKPEWFFKKNPFGLVPVLENSQGQVIYESAITCEYLDEAYPGKKLLPDDPYEKACQKMVFELFSKVPPLLLSFLRRQNKEDCSGLKEELHKEFSKLEEVCKPHSKS, from the exons ATGTCCGGAGGGTCAGCCAGGAGCCTGGGGAAGGGTGAGGCCTGCCTGCCGCGATTCGCGGCTACCCTCAGACGCGTGTcggggccagggcctgggggctgggctgcTCCGGAGCGGAGCCACGCAGGAG GAAGCGCGCCCCCGGGGCAGGTCCCCGAGGGCCTGATTCGCGTCTACAGCATGAGGTTCTGCCCGTTCGCCAAGAGGACGCTCCTGGTCCTGAAGGCCAAGGGAATTGG GCATGAAGTCATTAACATCAACCTAAAAAATAAGCCTGAGTGGTTCTTCAAGAAGAATCCCTTCGGCCTGGTGCCAGTTCTGGAAAACAGTCAGGGTCAAGTGATCTACGAATCTGCCATCACTTGTGAGTACCTGGATGAAGCATATCCAGGAAAGAAGCTGTTGCCAGATGACCCCTATGAGAAAGCTTGCCAAAAGATGGTCTTTGAGTTGTTTTCTAAG GTACCACCTTTGTTATTAAGCTTTCTTAGAAGGCAAAATAAGGAAGACTGCTCTGGCCTGAAAGAAGAATTGCATAAAGAATTCAGCAAGCTAGAGGAG GTATGTAAACCACACTCCAAATCTTAA
- the GSTO1 gene encoding glutathione S-transferase omega-1 isoform X3, which translates to MSGGSARSLGKGSAPPGQVPEGLIRVYSMRFCPFAKRTLLVLKAKGIGHEVININLKNKPEWFFKKNPFGLVPVLENSQGQVIYESAITCEYLDEAYPGKKLLPDDPYEKACQKMVFELFSKVPPLLLSFLRRQNKEDCSGLKEELHKEFSKLEEVLTNKKTTFFGGSSLSMIDYLIWPWFEWLVALELNEYVNHTPNLKLWMEAMMKDPAVSSLFIDPKAFRGFLDLYLQNNLEACDYGL; encoded by the exons ATGTCCGGAGGGTCAGCCAGGAGCCTGGGGAAGG GAAGCGCGCCCCCGGGGCAGGTCCCCGAGGGCCTGATTCGCGTCTACAGCATGAGGTTCTGCCCGTTCGCCAAGAGGACGCTCCTGGTCCTGAAGGCCAAGGGAATTGG GCATGAAGTCATTAACATCAACCTAAAAAATAAGCCTGAGTGGTTCTTCAAGAAGAATCCCTTCGGCCTGGTGCCAGTTCTGGAAAACAGTCAGGGTCAAGTGATCTACGAATCTGCCATCACTTGTGAGTACCTGGATGAAGCATATCCAGGAAAGAAGCTGTTGCCAGATGACCCCTATGAGAAAGCTTGCCAAAAGATGGTCTTTGAGTTGTTTTCTAAG GTACCACCTTTGTTATTAAGCTTTCTTAGAAGGCAAAATAAGGAAGACTGCTCTGGCCTGAAAGAAGAATTGCATAAAGAATTCAGCAAGCTAGAGGAG GTTCTGACTAATAAGAAGACAACCTTCTTTGGTGGCAGTTCTCTTTCTATGATTGATTACCTCATCTGGCCCTGGTTTGAATGGCTGGTAGCCCTGGAGTTAAATGA GTATGTAAACCACACTCCAAATCTTAAGCTCTGGATGGAAGCCATGATGAAAGATCCTGCAGTATCATCCCTCTTCATTGATCCAAAAGCCTTTCGAGGTTTCTTAGATCTCTACTTGCAGAACAACCTCGAGGCCTGTGACTATGGGCTCTGA